A region of Anolis sagrei isolate rAnoSag1 chromosome 2, rAnoSag1.mat, whole genome shotgun sequence DNA encodes the following proteins:
- the UBA3 gene encoding NEDD8-activating enzyme E1 catalytic subunit isoform X4, which yields MMAESEEPMAVDGGCGDNGDWDGRWNHVKKFLERSGPFTHPDFEPGTQPLDFLLNTCKVLVIGAGGLGCELLKNLALSGFRQIHVIDMDTIDVSNLNRQFLFRPKDVGRPKAEVAAEFLNNRIPNCAVVPHYKKIQDLDESFYRQFHIIVCGLDSIIARRWINGMLISLLNYEDGVLDPSSIIPLIDGGTEGFKGNARVIIPGMTACIECTLELYPPQVNFPMCTIASMPRLPEHCIEYVRILQWPKDQPFGEGVSLDGDDPEHIQWIFEKSLERASQFNIKGVTYRLTQGVVKRIIPAVASTNAVIAAICATEVFKIATSAYMPLNNYLVFNDVDGLYTYTFEAEKKENCLACSQLPQNIEFSSSAKLQEVLDYLTNSSSLQMKSPAITATVYGRNKTLYIQSVASIEERTRPNLTKTLKELGLVDGQELAVADVTTPQTVLFKLHFTT from the exons atgATGGCGGAGAGCGAGGAGCC AATGGCTGTTGATGGTGGGTGTGGGGACAATGGAGACTGGGATGGTCGCTGGAACCATGTAAAGAAGTTCCTCGAGCGATCTGGACCATTCACACACCCTGATTTCGAGCCAGGCACTCAA CCCCTTGACTTTCTGTTAAACACGTGTAAAGTTCTAGTTATTGGAGCAGGAGGATTAGGATGTGAACTTCTGAAAAATCTG GCTTTGTCTGGTTTTCGACAAATTCATGTCATTGATATGGACACCATTGATGTATCTAATTTGAATAGACAGTTTTTGTTTCG ACCTAAGGATGTTGGACGGCCTAAAGCAGAAGTTGCTGCTGAATTTTTAAATAACCGAATTCCCAATTGTGCTGTTGTTCC ACATTACAAAAAGATTCAGGACCTGGATGAATCTTTTTATAGAC AATTTCATATCATTGTATGTGGCTTGGATTCAATAATTGCAAGAAGATGGATAAATGGCATGCTG ATTTCACTTTTAAACTATGAAGATGGGGTGTTGGATCCGAGTTCCATTATACCGCTGATTGATGGTGGAACAGAAGGCTTTAAAGGAAATGCTCGTGTGATTATTCCTGGGATGACAGCTTGTATTGAGTGTACACTTGAGCTTTATCCACCACAG GTCAATTTTCCCATGTGTACAATTGCTTCAATGCCTCGATTACCAGAACACTGTATTGAGTATGTCAGGATATTGCAGTGGCCCAAGGATCAACCTTTTGGAG AAGGTGTTTCTCTGGATGGAGATGACCCAGAACACATTCAGTGGATTTTTGAAAAGTCATTAGAAAGAGCATCACAGTTTAATATCAAAGGTGTAACTTATAGGCTCACACAAG GGGTTGTAAAGCGAATCATTCCAGCAGTAGCTTCTACAAATGCTGTGATTGCAG CTATATGTGCCACAGAAGTCTTTAAAATAGCCACAAG TGCTTATATGCCTCTGAACAACTATTTGGTGTTTAATGACGTAGATGGTCTCTATACATACACTTTTGAAGCTGAGAAGAAG GAGAATTGTTTGGCTTGTAGTCAGCTTCCGCAAAACATAGAATTTTCTTCATCGGCCAAACTGCAGGAGGTCTTGGATTATTTGACCAACAGTTCTTCATT ACAAATGAAATCTCCTGCAATAACAGCCACGGTATATGGGAGAAATAAAACTCTTTATATACAG TCAGTAGCTTCAATTGAAGAACGAACAAGGCCAAATCTTACAAAGACATTAAAAG
- the UBA3 gene encoding NEDD8-activating enzyme E1 catalytic subunit isoform X2, translating to MAPPAGDGLPAARCIVGQERSFESGGGGDDGGERGALNFCVLCRMAVDGGCGDNGDWDGRWNHVKKFLERSGPFTHPDFEPGTQPLDFLLNTCKVLVIGAGGLGCELLKNLALSGFRQIHVIDMDTIDVSNLNRQFLFRPKDVGRPKAEVAAEFLNNRIPNCAVVPHYKKIQDLDESFYRQFHIIVCGLDSIIARRWINGMLISLLNYEDGVLDPSSIIPLIDGGTEGFKGNARVIIPGMTACIECTLELYPPQVNFPMCTIASMPRLPEHCIEYVRILQWPKDQPFGEGVSLDGDDPEHIQWIFEKSLERASQFNIKGVTYRLTQGVVKRIIPAVASTNAVIAAICATEVFKIATSAYMPLNNYLVFNDVDGLYTYTFEAEKKENCLACSQLPQNIEFSSSAKLQEVLDYLTNSSSLQMKSPAITATVYGRNKTLYIQSVASIEERTRPNLTKTLKELGLVDGQELAVADVTTPQTVLFKLHFTT from the exons ATGGCGCCCCCGGCCGGCGACGGGCTTCCTGCCGCGCGGTGCATTGTGGGACAGGAGAGGTCCTTCgagagcggcggcggcggcgatgATGGCGGAGAGCGAGGAGCC CTGAATTTCTGTGTTCTGTGCAGAATGGCTGTTGATGGTGGGTGTGGGGACAATGGAGACTGGGATGGTCGCTGGAACCATGTAAAGAAGTTCCTCGAGCGATCTGGACCATTCACACACCCTGATTTCGAGCCAGGCACTCAA CCCCTTGACTTTCTGTTAAACACGTGTAAAGTTCTAGTTATTGGAGCAGGAGGATTAGGATGTGAACTTCTGAAAAATCTG GCTTTGTCTGGTTTTCGACAAATTCATGTCATTGATATGGACACCATTGATGTATCTAATTTGAATAGACAGTTTTTGTTTCG ACCTAAGGATGTTGGACGGCCTAAAGCAGAAGTTGCTGCTGAATTTTTAAATAACCGAATTCCCAATTGTGCTGTTGTTCC ACATTACAAAAAGATTCAGGACCTGGATGAATCTTTTTATAGAC AATTTCATATCATTGTATGTGGCTTGGATTCAATAATTGCAAGAAGATGGATAAATGGCATGCTG ATTTCACTTTTAAACTATGAAGATGGGGTGTTGGATCCGAGTTCCATTATACCGCTGATTGATGGTGGAACAGAAGGCTTTAAAGGAAATGCTCGTGTGATTATTCCTGGGATGACAGCTTGTATTGAGTGTACACTTGAGCTTTATCCACCACAG GTCAATTTTCCCATGTGTACAATTGCTTCAATGCCTCGATTACCAGAACACTGTATTGAGTATGTCAGGATATTGCAGTGGCCCAAGGATCAACCTTTTGGAG AAGGTGTTTCTCTGGATGGAGATGACCCAGAACACATTCAGTGGATTTTTGAAAAGTCATTAGAAAGAGCATCACAGTTTAATATCAAAGGTGTAACTTATAGGCTCACACAAG GGGTTGTAAAGCGAATCATTCCAGCAGTAGCTTCTACAAATGCTGTGATTGCAG CTATATGTGCCACAGAAGTCTTTAAAATAGCCACAAG TGCTTATATGCCTCTGAACAACTATTTGGTGTTTAATGACGTAGATGGTCTCTATACATACACTTTTGAAGCTGAGAAGAAG GAGAATTGTTTGGCTTGTAGTCAGCTTCCGCAAAACATAGAATTTTCTTCATCGGCCAAACTGCAGGAGGTCTTGGATTATTTGACCAACAGTTCTTCATT ACAAATGAAATCTCCTGCAATAACAGCCACGGTATATGGGAGAAATAAAACTCTTTATATACAG TCAGTAGCTTCAATTGAAGAACGAACAAGGCCAAATCTTACAAAGACATTAAAAG
- the UBA3 gene encoding NEDD8-activating enzyme E1 catalytic subunit isoform X3 produces the protein MMAESEEPEKKRRRLEERRRQREMGMAVDGGCGDNGDWDGRWNHVKKFLERSGPFTHPDFEPGTQPLDFLLNTCKVLVIGAGGLGCELLKNLALSGFRQIHVIDMDTIDVSNLNRQFLFRPKDVGRPKAEVAAEFLNNRIPNCAVVPHYKKIQDLDESFYRQFHIIVCGLDSIIARRWINGMLISLLNYEDGVLDPSSIIPLIDGGTEGFKGNARVIIPGMTACIECTLELYPPQVNFPMCTIASMPRLPEHCIEYVRILQWPKDQPFGEGVSLDGDDPEHIQWIFEKSLERASQFNIKGVTYRLTQGVVKRIIPAVASTNAVIAAICATEVFKIATSAYMPLNNYLVFNDVDGLYTYTFEAEKKENCLACSQLPQNIEFSSSAKLQEVLDYLTNSSSLQMKSPAITATVYGRNKTLYIQSVASIEERTRPNLTKTLKELGLVDGQELAVADVTTPQTVLFKLHFTT, from the exons atgATGGCGGAGAGCGAGGAGCC ggagaagaaaagaaggaggctAGAGGAGCGGCGGCGGCAGAGAGAGATGGG AATGGCTGTTGATGGTGGGTGTGGGGACAATGGAGACTGGGATGGTCGCTGGAACCATGTAAAGAAGTTCCTCGAGCGATCTGGACCATTCACACACCCTGATTTCGAGCCAGGCACTCAA CCCCTTGACTTTCTGTTAAACACGTGTAAAGTTCTAGTTATTGGAGCAGGAGGATTAGGATGTGAACTTCTGAAAAATCTG GCTTTGTCTGGTTTTCGACAAATTCATGTCATTGATATGGACACCATTGATGTATCTAATTTGAATAGACAGTTTTTGTTTCG ACCTAAGGATGTTGGACGGCCTAAAGCAGAAGTTGCTGCTGAATTTTTAAATAACCGAATTCCCAATTGTGCTGTTGTTCC ACATTACAAAAAGATTCAGGACCTGGATGAATCTTTTTATAGAC AATTTCATATCATTGTATGTGGCTTGGATTCAATAATTGCAAGAAGATGGATAAATGGCATGCTG ATTTCACTTTTAAACTATGAAGATGGGGTGTTGGATCCGAGTTCCATTATACCGCTGATTGATGGTGGAACAGAAGGCTTTAAAGGAAATGCTCGTGTGATTATTCCTGGGATGACAGCTTGTATTGAGTGTACACTTGAGCTTTATCCACCACAG GTCAATTTTCCCATGTGTACAATTGCTTCAATGCCTCGATTACCAGAACACTGTATTGAGTATGTCAGGATATTGCAGTGGCCCAAGGATCAACCTTTTGGAG AAGGTGTTTCTCTGGATGGAGATGACCCAGAACACATTCAGTGGATTTTTGAAAAGTCATTAGAAAGAGCATCACAGTTTAATATCAAAGGTGTAACTTATAGGCTCACACAAG GGGTTGTAAAGCGAATCATTCCAGCAGTAGCTTCTACAAATGCTGTGATTGCAG CTATATGTGCCACAGAAGTCTTTAAAATAGCCACAAG TGCTTATATGCCTCTGAACAACTATTTGGTGTTTAATGACGTAGATGGTCTCTATACATACACTTTTGAAGCTGAGAAGAAG GAGAATTGTTTGGCTTGTAGTCAGCTTCCGCAAAACATAGAATTTTCTTCATCGGCCAAACTGCAGGAGGTCTTGGATTATTTGACCAACAGTTCTTCATT ACAAATGAAATCTCCTGCAATAACAGCCACGGTATATGGGAGAAATAAAACTCTTTATATACAG TCAGTAGCTTCAATTGAAGAACGAACAAGGCCAAATCTTACAAAGACATTAAAAG
- the UBA3 gene encoding NEDD8-activating enzyme E1 catalytic subunit isoform X1, producing MAPPAGDGLPAARCIVGQERSFESGGGGDDGGERGAGEEKKEARGAAAAERDGLNFCVLCRMAVDGGCGDNGDWDGRWNHVKKFLERSGPFTHPDFEPGTQPLDFLLNTCKVLVIGAGGLGCELLKNLALSGFRQIHVIDMDTIDVSNLNRQFLFRPKDVGRPKAEVAAEFLNNRIPNCAVVPHYKKIQDLDESFYRQFHIIVCGLDSIIARRWINGMLISLLNYEDGVLDPSSIIPLIDGGTEGFKGNARVIIPGMTACIECTLELYPPQVNFPMCTIASMPRLPEHCIEYVRILQWPKDQPFGEGVSLDGDDPEHIQWIFEKSLERASQFNIKGVTYRLTQGVVKRIIPAVASTNAVIAAICATEVFKIATSAYMPLNNYLVFNDVDGLYTYTFEAEKKENCLACSQLPQNIEFSSSAKLQEVLDYLTNSSSLQMKSPAITATVYGRNKTLYIQSVASIEERTRPNLTKTLKELGLVDGQELAVADVTTPQTVLFKLHFTT from the exons ATGGCGCCCCCGGCCGGCGACGGGCTTCCTGCCGCGCGGTGCATTGTGGGACAGGAGAGGTCCTTCgagagcggcggcggcggcgatgATGGCGGAGAGCGAGGAGCC ggagaagaaaagaaggaggctAGAGGAGCGGCGGCGGCAGAGAGAGATGGG CTGAATTTCTGTGTTCTGTGCAGAATGGCTGTTGATGGTGGGTGTGGGGACAATGGAGACTGGGATGGTCGCTGGAACCATGTAAAGAAGTTCCTCGAGCGATCTGGACCATTCACACACCCTGATTTCGAGCCAGGCACTCAA CCCCTTGACTTTCTGTTAAACACGTGTAAAGTTCTAGTTATTGGAGCAGGAGGATTAGGATGTGAACTTCTGAAAAATCTG GCTTTGTCTGGTTTTCGACAAATTCATGTCATTGATATGGACACCATTGATGTATCTAATTTGAATAGACAGTTTTTGTTTCG ACCTAAGGATGTTGGACGGCCTAAAGCAGAAGTTGCTGCTGAATTTTTAAATAACCGAATTCCCAATTGTGCTGTTGTTCC ACATTACAAAAAGATTCAGGACCTGGATGAATCTTTTTATAGAC AATTTCATATCATTGTATGTGGCTTGGATTCAATAATTGCAAGAAGATGGATAAATGGCATGCTG ATTTCACTTTTAAACTATGAAGATGGGGTGTTGGATCCGAGTTCCATTATACCGCTGATTGATGGTGGAACAGAAGGCTTTAAAGGAAATGCTCGTGTGATTATTCCTGGGATGACAGCTTGTATTGAGTGTACACTTGAGCTTTATCCACCACAG GTCAATTTTCCCATGTGTACAATTGCTTCAATGCCTCGATTACCAGAACACTGTATTGAGTATGTCAGGATATTGCAGTGGCCCAAGGATCAACCTTTTGGAG AAGGTGTTTCTCTGGATGGAGATGACCCAGAACACATTCAGTGGATTTTTGAAAAGTCATTAGAAAGAGCATCACAGTTTAATATCAAAGGTGTAACTTATAGGCTCACACAAG GGGTTGTAAAGCGAATCATTCCAGCAGTAGCTTCTACAAATGCTGTGATTGCAG CTATATGTGCCACAGAAGTCTTTAAAATAGCCACAAG TGCTTATATGCCTCTGAACAACTATTTGGTGTTTAATGACGTAGATGGTCTCTATACATACACTTTTGAAGCTGAGAAGAAG GAGAATTGTTTGGCTTGTAGTCAGCTTCCGCAAAACATAGAATTTTCTTCATCGGCCAAACTGCAGGAGGTCTTGGATTATTTGACCAACAGTTCTTCATT ACAAATGAAATCTCCTGCAATAACAGCCACGGTATATGGGAGAAATAAAACTCTTTATATACAG TCAGTAGCTTCAATTGAAGAACGAACAAGGCCAAATCTTACAAAGACATTAAAAG